The Bos indicus x Bos taurus breed Angus x Brahman F1 hybrid chromosome 11, Bos_hybrid_MaternalHap_v2.0, whole genome shotgun sequence genome includes a region encoding these proteins:
- the PCYOX1 gene encoding prenylcysteine oxidase 1 isoform X2, producing the protein MGSGAVIGAGIGGTSAAYYLRQKFGKDVKIDVFEKGKVGGRLATLNVQGQEFESGGSVIHPLNLHMKRFVKDLGLSAVQSPSGLVGVYNGETLVYEESSWFIINMIKLIWHYGFQSLRMHMWVEDILDKFMRIYRYQSHDYAFSSVEKLLHSLGGDDYLGLFNRSLLETLQKAGFSEKFLDEIITPVMRVNYGQTTNINGFVGAVSMAGTDPGLWAVKGGNKLVCSRLLQASRSNLVSGLVMSIEEKTRTKQTGNPSKVYEVVYQTGSETHSDFYDIVLVATPLNRKMSNINFLNFDPPIEEFHQHYEPLVTTLIKGELNSTVFSSRALNEFHLGTVLTTDNPDLFINSIGLVSPVEEDNNPQPKADTAHVWKIFSAAALTKEQILKLFVSYDYAVKQSWLAYPHYTPPEKCPSIILHDQLYYLNGIEFAASAMEMSAIAGYNAALLAYHRWNGNTHMIDQEDLYERLKTEL; encoded by the exons ATGGGCAGTGGAG CGGTTATTGGAGCTGGAATTGGTGGCACTTCAGCAGCCTATTATCTGCGGCAGAAATTTGGGAAAGATGTGAAGATTGACGTGTTCGAAAAAGGAAAGGTGGGAGGCCGTCTGGCCACCTTGAATGTGCAGGGGCAAGAATTTGAGTCAGGAGGTTCTGTCATCCATCCTTTAAATCTGCACATGAAGCGTTTTGTCAAGGATCTGG gTCTCTCTGCTGTTCAGAGCCCTAGTGGCCTAGTGGGGGTGTATAATGGAGAGACTCTGGTATATGAGGAGAGCAGCTGGTTTATAATTAACATGATTAAACTAATTTGGCACTATGGATTTCAATCCCTCCGAATGCACATGTGGGTAGAGGATATATTAGACAAGTTTATGAG GATCTACCGCTACCAGTCTCATGACTATGCCTTCAGTAGCGTAGAAAAGTTACTGCATTCCCTAGGAGGGGACGACTATCTTGGATTATTTAACCGGTCACTTCTTGAAACCTTGCAGAAAGCAGGCTTCTCTGAGAAGTTCCTTGATGAAATTATTACTCCCGTCATGAGGGTAAATTATGGCCAAACCACAAACATCAATGGCTTTGTAG GGGCAGTGTCAATGGCTGGTACTGATCCTGGCCTTTGGGCAGTAAAAGGTGGCAATAAACTTGTTTGCTCAAGGCTCCTTCAGGCTTCCAGAAGCAATCTTGTGTCAGGCTTAGTAATGTCCATAGAGGAGAAAACAAGAACCAAGCAGACAG gaAATCCCTCAAAGGTGTATGAAGTGGTCTACCAAACTGGATCTGAGACCCATTCAGACTTCTATGACATTGTCCTGGTGGCCACTCCATTGAATCGGAAAATGTCCAATATAAATTTTCTCAACTTCGATCCTCCAATTGAGGAATTCCATCAACACTACGAACCTTTAGTGACAACTTTAATTAAAGGGGAGTTGAATTCAACTGTCTTTAGCTCAAGAGCCTTAAATGAGTTTCATCTTggtacagtcttaaccactgataATCCAGATTTATTCATTAACAGCATTGGGCTTGTGTCCCCTGTAGAAGAAGACAATAATCCTCAGCCAAAAGCAGATACAGCACATGTCTGGAAGATCTTTTCTGCAGCAGCACTTACTAAAGAACAAATTTTAAAGCTCTTTGTGTCCTACGATTATGCTGTGAAGCAGTCATGGCTTGCATACCCTCATTATACACCTCCAGAGAAATGCCCCTCCATCATACTCCACGATCAACTTTATTACCTCAACGGCATAGAGTTTGCAGCAAGTGCCATGGAAATGAGTGCCATTGCAGGCTACAATGCTGCTCTCCTCGCCTATCACCGCTGGAATGGGAACACACACATGATTGACCAAGAGGACTTATATGAGAGACTTAAAACAGAACTATGA
- the PCYOX1 gene encoding prenylcysteine oxidase 1 isoform X3, with the protein MKRFVKDLGLSAVQSPSGLVGVYNGETLVYEESSWFIINMIKLIWHYGFQSLRMHMWVEDILDKFMRIYRYQSHDYAFSSVEKLLHSLGGDDYLGLFNRSLLETLQKAGFSEKFLDEIITPVMRVNYGQTTNINGFVGAVSMAGTDPGLWAVKGGNKLVCSRLLQASRSNLVSGLVMSIEEKTRTKQTGNPSKVYEVVYQTGSETHSDFYDIVLVATPLNRKMSNINFLNFDPPIEEFHQHYEPLVTTLIKGELNSTVFSSRALNEFHLGTVLTTDNPDLFINSIGLVSPVEEDNNPQPKADTAHVWKIFSAAALTKEQILKLFVSYDYAVKQSWLAYPHYTPPEKCPSIILHDQLYYLNGIEFAASAMEMSAIAGYNAALLAYHRWNGNTHMIDQEDLYERLKTEL; encoded by the exons ATGAAGCGTTTTGTCAAGGATCTGG gTCTCTCTGCTGTTCAGAGCCCTAGTGGCCTAGTGGGGGTGTATAATGGAGAGACTCTGGTATATGAGGAGAGCAGCTGGTTTATAATTAACATGATTAAACTAATTTGGCACTATGGATTTCAATCCCTCCGAATGCACATGTGGGTAGAGGATATATTAGACAAGTTTATGAG GATCTACCGCTACCAGTCTCATGACTATGCCTTCAGTAGCGTAGAAAAGTTACTGCATTCCCTAGGAGGGGACGACTATCTTGGATTATTTAACCGGTCACTTCTTGAAACCTTGCAGAAAGCAGGCTTCTCTGAGAAGTTCCTTGATGAAATTATTACTCCCGTCATGAGGGTAAATTATGGCCAAACCACAAACATCAATGGCTTTGTAG GGGCAGTGTCAATGGCTGGTACTGATCCTGGCCTTTGGGCAGTAAAAGGTGGCAATAAACTTGTTTGCTCAAGGCTCCTTCAGGCTTCCAGAAGCAATCTTGTGTCAGGCTTAGTAATGTCCATAGAGGAGAAAACAAGAACCAAGCAGACAG gaAATCCCTCAAAGGTGTATGAAGTGGTCTACCAAACTGGATCTGAGACCCATTCAGACTTCTATGACATTGTCCTGGTGGCCACTCCATTGAATCGGAAAATGTCCAATATAAATTTTCTCAACTTCGATCCTCCAATTGAGGAATTCCATCAACACTACGAACCTTTAGTGACAACTTTAATTAAAGGGGAGTTGAATTCAACTGTCTTTAGCTCAAGAGCCTTAAATGAGTTTCATCTTggtacagtcttaaccactgataATCCAGATTTATTCATTAACAGCATTGGGCTTGTGTCCCCTGTAGAAGAAGACAATAATCCTCAGCCAAAAGCAGATACAGCACATGTCTGGAAGATCTTTTCTGCAGCAGCACTTACTAAAGAACAAATTTTAAAGCTCTTTGTGTCCTACGATTATGCTGTGAAGCAGTCATGGCTTGCATACCCTCATTATACACCTCCAGAGAAATGCCCCTCCATCATACTCCACGATCAACTTTATTACCTCAACGGCATAGAGTTTGCAGCAAGTGCCATGGAAATGAGTGCCATTGCAGGCTACAATGCTGCTCTCCTCGCCTATCACCGCTGGAATGGGAACACACACATGATTGACCAAGAGGACTTATATGAGAGACTTAAAACAGAACTATGA
- the PCYOX1 gene encoding prenylcysteine oxidase 1 isoform X1, protein MDPAAPGLACSILRLGLGLLLLCSWWYPGSAEPRAPPEKIAVIGAGIGGTSAAYYLRQKFGKDVKIDVFEKGKVGGRLATLNVQGQEFESGGSVIHPLNLHMKRFVKDLGLSAVQSPSGLVGVYNGETLVYEESSWFIINMIKLIWHYGFQSLRMHMWVEDILDKFMRIYRYQSHDYAFSSVEKLLHSLGGDDYLGLFNRSLLETLQKAGFSEKFLDEIITPVMRVNYGQTTNINGFVGAVSMAGTDPGLWAVKGGNKLVCSRLLQASRSNLVSGLVMSIEEKTRTKQTGNPSKVYEVVYQTGSETHSDFYDIVLVATPLNRKMSNINFLNFDPPIEEFHQHYEPLVTTLIKGELNSTVFSSRALNEFHLGTVLTTDNPDLFINSIGLVSPVEEDNNPQPKADTAHVWKIFSAAALTKEQILKLFVSYDYAVKQSWLAYPHYTPPEKCPSIILHDQLYYLNGIEFAASAMEMSAIAGYNAALLAYHRWNGNTHMIDQEDLYERLKTEL, encoded by the exons ATGGaccctgcagctcctgggctcgcGTGCTCGATTCTgcggctggggctggggctgttGCTGCTGTGCAGCTGGTGGTACCCTGGGAGCGCCGAGCCGCGGGCCCCGCCGGAGAAGATCG CGGTTATTGGAGCTGGAATTGGTGGCACTTCAGCAGCCTATTATCTGCGGCAGAAATTTGGGAAAGATGTGAAGATTGACGTGTTCGAAAAAGGAAAGGTGGGAGGCCGTCTGGCCACCTTGAATGTGCAGGGGCAAGAATTTGAGTCAGGAGGTTCTGTCATCCATCCTTTAAATCTGCACATGAAGCGTTTTGTCAAGGATCTGG gTCTCTCTGCTGTTCAGAGCCCTAGTGGCCTAGTGGGGGTGTATAATGGAGAGACTCTGGTATATGAGGAGAGCAGCTGGTTTATAATTAACATGATTAAACTAATTTGGCACTATGGATTTCAATCCCTCCGAATGCACATGTGGGTAGAGGATATATTAGACAAGTTTATGAG GATCTACCGCTACCAGTCTCATGACTATGCCTTCAGTAGCGTAGAAAAGTTACTGCATTCCCTAGGAGGGGACGACTATCTTGGATTATTTAACCGGTCACTTCTTGAAACCTTGCAGAAAGCAGGCTTCTCTGAGAAGTTCCTTGATGAAATTATTACTCCCGTCATGAGGGTAAATTATGGCCAAACCACAAACATCAATGGCTTTGTAG GGGCAGTGTCAATGGCTGGTACTGATCCTGGCCTTTGGGCAGTAAAAGGTGGCAATAAACTTGTTTGCTCAAGGCTCCTTCAGGCTTCCAGAAGCAATCTTGTGTCAGGCTTAGTAATGTCCATAGAGGAGAAAACAAGAACCAAGCAGACAG gaAATCCCTCAAAGGTGTATGAAGTGGTCTACCAAACTGGATCTGAGACCCATTCAGACTTCTATGACATTGTCCTGGTGGCCACTCCATTGAATCGGAAAATGTCCAATATAAATTTTCTCAACTTCGATCCTCCAATTGAGGAATTCCATCAACACTACGAACCTTTAGTGACAACTTTAATTAAAGGGGAGTTGAATTCAACTGTCTTTAGCTCAAGAGCCTTAAATGAGTTTCATCTTggtacagtcttaaccactgataATCCAGATTTATTCATTAACAGCATTGGGCTTGTGTCCCCTGTAGAAGAAGACAATAATCCTCAGCCAAAAGCAGATACAGCACATGTCTGGAAGATCTTTTCTGCAGCAGCACTTACTAAAGAACAAATTTTAAAGCTCTTTGTGTCCTACGATTATGCTGTGAAGCAGTCATGGCTTGCATACCCTCATTATACACCTCCAGAGAAATGCCCCTCCATCATACTCCACGATCAACTTTATTACCTCAACGGCATAGAGTTTGCAGCAAGTGCCATGGAAATGAGTGCCATTGCAGGCTACAATGCTGCTCTCCTCGCCTATCACCGCTGGAATGGGAACACACACATGATTGACCAAGAGGACTTATATGAGAGACTTAAAACAGAACTATGA